A stretch of Perognathus longimembris pacificus isolate PPM17 chromosome 1, ASM2315922v1, whole genome shotgun sequence DNA encodes these proteins:
- the LOC125352890 gene encoding LOW QUALITY PROTEIN: uncharacterized protein LOC125352890 (The sequence of the model RefSeq protein was modified relative to this genomic sequence to represent the inferred CDS: inserted 1 base in 1 codon; substituted 1 base at 1 genomic stop codon) — ILFTHQPTWDDCSQLLQVLFTNEERGRIQEAARRLIPGPNGAPITDPALIDTYFPQTRPAWDYNTAEGRERLLVYRQALLAGLKAAARRPTNMAKVYDIRQGESESPAAYLERLMEAFSQYTPYDLETQESAQMIMFAYVNQAAPDIKRKLQALDRLGEKSIRDLVAVAEKVYNKRETGERRQERSLARILEQQQKELREILTSMQAGNFRQSSSPSKEQKPKPQPRMGKNQCAYCKKEGHWIRNCPELAQKKEEKHKVGSRVLSTLEMAEDSDXGSRGSDPLPEPRITLKVEGNPVMFMVDTGAENSVLLAPRGPMSTKTTWVQGATGTKPYKWTTQRTVDLGAGQVTHSFLVIPDCPYPLLGRDLLTKMKAQIQFTDSGISVTNSREKPVSILITSKLEEEYRLYQHLKPESPENEWLRAFPQAWAETGGMGLAKHRPPIFVELKAGADPVRVCQYPMSLEAKKGITPHIRKLLDLGVLKPTQSAWNTPLLPIKKSNSNDYRPVQDLREVNKRVMDIHPTVPNPYTLLSSLSPSHVWYTVLDLKDAFFSLPLASQSQSYFAFTWHDPEIGISGQLTWTRLPQGFKNSPTIFDEALHEDLSEYRSQNTEISLLQYVDDLLIAAPDKDSCLKGTARLLKTLGNLGYRASTKKAQICKPEVTYLGFILKEGKRWLSDARKETVLKIPVPKSARQVREFLGTAGFCRLWIPGFAEMAKPLYEATKNLPEFHWTEQMQKAFEAIKKSLLEAPALGLPDVNKPFTLFVAEKKGIAKGVLTQPIGPWRRPVAYLSKKLDPVAAGWPPCLRIIAAVALLVKDADKLTLGQNLTVATPHALEGVLKQPPDRWMSNARMVHYQTLLLNPARISFCVPTALNPATLLPDPDLEAPLHDCDQILAQTHSLRPDLLDLPLSHAEHTWFTDGSSFIRDGKRYAGAAVTTDTEILWAEALPQGTSAQRAELVALTKALQMGKGMRLNIYTDSRYAFATVHIHGAIYQERGLLTAEGKAIKNRQEILSLIRALWEPAKIAIMHCPSHQKGVDSVTRGNNLADQAAKEAALHPRAEVLTVVDPGPRALPPVPQYSQEDLEWIKKIPMTHKTLDREGNDDWWKTGEGKLILPQRLGKGILKRIHQASHMGTRRMQDLLRHSKVKIRQGDQLIENIVKNCKACQLTNAPNQQVTKGARFRGDRPGVYWEVDFTKIKPGKFGYKYLLVFVDTFSGWVEAYPTKHETANIVAKKXPGRNPTQSARASREGSELESVPRQSRIPAEQVEDEYDL; from the exons atacttttcactcaccagcccacttgggatgattgtagccagcttttacaggtacttttcaccaatgaggagagaggtcgtattcaagaagcggcccggagacttatccctggccccaacggagcacccatcacggatcctgccttgattgatacctattttccccagacccgaccagcatgggactacaatacggctgaaggtagggagcgactccttgtctatcgccaggctctgctggcaggtctcaaggcggcggctcgccgacctacaaatatggccaaagtttatgatatcagacagggagaaagtgaaagtccggcagcataccttgagcgtcttatggaagcctttagtcaatacaccccatatgatcttgagacccaggaatctgctcagatgattatgtttgcctacgtaaatcaagccgcaccggatataaagcggaaattgcaggctctagacaggcttggggaaaaatctattagggatctagtagcagtggcggaaaaggtttataataagagagaaacaggagaacgaagacaggaaaggagtctggctaggattttggaacaacaacagaaggaactcagggaaatcctgacctctatgcaggcaggaaactttagacagtcctcctctccaagtaaggagcaaaagcccaaaccccaaccaaggatggggaagaatcaatgtgcttattgcaagaaggaggggcattggatcagaaactgcccagagctagcccagaaaaaggaggaaaaacataaagtaggatcaagagtgttgtcaaccttagagatggctgaggacagtgactgagggagtcggggttcagatcccctccctgagcccaggataacattaaaagtggaggggaatccagtcatgttcatggtagatacgggagcagaaaattcagtattactagccccgagagggccgatgtccactaaaacaacatgggtccaaggtgcaacgggcactaaaccctataaatggactactcaaagaacagtggacttgggagcgggccaggtaacccactcgtttttagtcatccctgactgcccctatccattgcttggacgtgacctcttaacgaaaatgaaagctcagatacagttcacagacagtgggatttctgtgacgaactcaagagaaaagcctgttagtatactaataactagcaagttagaagaagagtataggctataccagcatctcaagcccgagtctccagaaaatgagtggctacgggcgtttccccaagcatgggcagaaactgggggaatgggactggcaaaacatcgtcctccaatttttgtggaacttaaagccggagctgacccagtaagagtttgccagtaccctatgtcactagaagcaaagaaagggatcactcctcacatcagaaaattattagatttaggagttctgaagcccacccagtcagcctggaatactccattattgcctataaaaaagtctaattccaatgattatagaccagtgcaagacttgagagaagttaacaagagagtaatggacattcatccaacagtcccaaacccatataccctgctgagctccctgtcaccgagccatgtgtggtatactgtgttggatctaaaggatgctttctttagcctgcccttagcctcacagagccaaagctactttgcatttacttggcacgatcctgaaatcgggataagcggtcaattgacctggaccaggctgcctcaaggatttaagaattcgcctacaatctttgatgaggcgttacatgaagacctaagtgagtaccgctcccaaaatactgaaataagtctattgcaatatgtagatgatttgttaatagctgctccagacaaggatagttgtttaaagggaacagctaggctcttaaagactcttggcaatttgggctatagggcctccactaaaaaggcacaaatttgtaaacctgaagtcacctatctgggcttcatattaaaagagggcaagcgttggctgtcagatgcacgtaaagagactgtgctaaaaattcctgtgcctaagtcagcgagacaagtcagagaattcctgggaacggcgggtttttgccggctgtggatacctgggttcgctgagatggccaagcctttatatgaagccaccaaaaacctcccagaatttcattggactgagcagatgcaaaaagcctttgaggcaatcaagaaaagccttctagaagccccagccttaggcctacctgacgtgaataaaccattcacattgtttgtggccgaaaagaaaggaatagcaaaaggggtgctcacccagccaattgggccctggagacgaccggtcgcctatttgtcaaagaaattggatcctgtcgccgctgggtggcctccgtgcttaagaataatagctgcagtagccctcttggtaaaagatgcagataagttgactctgggacagaatctgactgtagccactccacatgctctagagggggtgctaaaacaaccacctgaccgatggatgagcaatgcccgcatggtccattaccaaacgttgttacttaacccggcacgtatcagcttctgtgtaccaacagcattaaacccagcaactctgctgccggatccggatctggaagcgcccctgcatgattgtgaccagatcctggcccaaacacatagcctccggccagacttgctggatttgccgctatcacatgccgagcacacctggttcaccgatggcagcagcttcattcgagatggaaaaaggtatgcgggtgcggcggttactacggacactgagatattgtgggcagaggcactccctcaggggacttctgcacaaagagcagaactagtggcactaacaaaagctttacagatgggaaaaggaatgagactaaatatctatacggacagccggtacgcttttgccactgtacacatccatggagccatttaccaagaaagggggctactgacagctgaaggaaaggccattaaaaacagacaggagattttaagcctcatccgggccctatgggaaccagcaaagattgccattatgcattgcccgagtcatcaaaagggagttgattcggtgactagagggaataatctggctgaccaggcagctaaggaagcagccctccatcccagagcagaagtattgactgtagtagacccaggaccacgagctttgcctcctgtaccccagtattcccaggaagacttggagtggataaaaaaaattcccatgacccacaaaaccctggacagagaaggaaacgatgactggtggaaaactggtgaagggaaacttatcttgccacaaaggctaggtaaggggatccttaaaagaatccaccaagcttcccacatgggaacccgaagaatgcaggacttgctccgacattccaaagtaaaaattagacaaggagatcaacttattgaaaatattgttaaaaattgcaaggcctgtcagcttaccaatgcccccaatcaacaagttactaaaggagctcgcttccgtggggataggccaggcgtgtattgggaagtagatttcacaaaaatcaaacctggaaaatttggatacaaatatttgctagtttttgtagacaccttttcaggatgggtggaagcctatccaacaaagcatgaaactgcgaatatagtggctaaga atcctggaagaaatcctacccag AGTGCAAGAGCAAGTCGAGAAGGGAGTGAGCTGGAGTCAGTGCCAAGACAGTCCAGGATCCCTGCTGAGCAGGTGGAGGATGAATATGACCTTTAA